In a genomic window of Dehalococcoidia bacterium:
- a CDS encoding Fur family transcriptional regulator, which yields MSCIETLQKKGYRLTPQRIMVVDALHSVETHISADEIFDKLKEKYPYANISTVYRTLELLKELGLAAEIELGDGIARYHAREHSKHHHLICNKCGNAIELPEADLQPLANSLLSKYRFKADVRHLAIFGLCPKCQV from the coding sequence ATGAGTTGTATAGAGACGTTACAAAAAAAAGGTTACAGGCTTACTCCTCAGCGCATAATGGTTGTAGATGCTCTGCACAGCGTGGAAACCCATATCAGTGCCGATGAGATTTTCGACAAGCTCAAAGAGAAATATCCCTATGCCAATATATCCACAGTCTATCGAACTTTAGAGCTATTGAAAGAGCTGGGTCTGGCAGCGGAGATAGAGCTTGGCGACGGCATTGCGCGTTATCACGCCAGGGAACATAGCAAACACCATCATCTAATCTGCAATAAATGTGGAAATGCCATCGAGCTGCCCGAGGCTGACCTGCAGCCGCTGGCAAACTCCCTGCTCTCGAAGTACAGGTTTAAAGCTGATGTAAGACACCTGGCTATTTTCGGGCTGTGCCCGAAATGCCAGGTGTGA
- the atpD gene encoding F0F1 ATP synthase subunit beta, giving the protein MAKGKVIQVIGTVVDVEFPQEELPAIYNALEIMQDGEKIVLETVQHIGNNWVRCLSLCPTEGLQRGAVAVDTGAPISVPVGKATLGRLFNVFGDPLDRLGEIKTKDKLPIHRDPPSLAEQETTIQMLETGIKVIDLITPFTRGGKIGAYGGAGVGKTVIIQELIHNIATAHGGFSVFAGVGERSREGNDLWREMKESGVIEKTIMVFGQMNEPPGVRARVALTGVTFAEHFRDHEGLDVLLFVDNIYRHILANMEVSALLGRMPSAVGYQPTLGTDVAEMEDRITSTKKGSITSFQAIYVPADDYTDPGIVTTFGHLDGVVSLERAIAAQGFYPAVDPLASTSRILDPQVVGEDHYQAARGIQKVLQRYKDLQDVIAILGMEELSEEDKVTVNRARRIQRFLTQPMFVAEPFTGIPGKYVTIKETVRGFKEILEGKWDHLPESAFVMVGTIEEAAEKAQKLEA; this is encoded by the coding sequence TTGGCAAAAGGTAAAGTAATTCAGGTCATCGGCACGGTAGTCGATGTCGAGTTTCCTCAGGAGGAATTGCCTGCGATTTACAACGCCCTCGAGATAATGCAGGACGGCGAGAAGATCGTGCTGGAGACGGTGCAACATATCGGCAATAACTGGGTGCGCTGCCTGTCCCTCTGCCCTACCGAGGGCCTTCAGAGGGGCGCGGTGGCCGTCGATACCGGTGCTCCCATCTCCGTACCGGTCGGCAAAGCCACACTCGGACGCCTGTTCAATGTGTTCGGAGATCCCCTGGACAGGCTGGGAGAGATAAAGACTAAAGACAAGTTGCCCATTCACCGCGATCCCCCCAGCCTGGCAGAACAGGAGACAACCATACAGATGCTGGAGACAGGCATCAAGGTTATCGACCTCATCACTCCTTTCACCAGGGGAGGCAAGATCGGAGCCTACGGCGGCGCCGGCGTGGGCAAGACGGTCATCATCCAGGAGCTAATCCACAATATCGCCACCGCGCACGGCGGCTTCTCGGTATTTGCCGGCGTGGGAGAGAGGTCCAGGGAAGGCAACGACCTCTGGCGTGAAATGAAAGAATCAGGCGTCATCGAGAAGACCATCATGGTCTTCGGCCAGATGAACGAGCCTCCCGGCGTCCGTGCCCGCGTGGCGCTCACCGGGGTAACATTTGCAGAACACTTCCGCGACCACGAGGGATTGGATGTGCTGCTTTTCGTCGATAACATTTACCGCCACATTCTCGCCAACATGGAAGTATCAGCGCTGCTCGGCCGCATGCCTTCAGCCGTGGGCTATCAGCCTACGCTGGGCACCGACGTGGCCGAGATGGAAGACCGCATCACGTCGACCAAGAAGGGTTCGATCACCTCGTTCCAGGCCATCTATGTGCCGGCGGATGACTACACCGATCCCGGCATCGTCACAACCTTCGGCCATCTCGATGGAGTCGTATCGCTCGAGCGCGCGATCGCGGCACAGGGTTTCTACCCGGCGGTGGACCCCCTAGCCTCCACCTCGCGCATTCTCGATCCACAGGTCGTGGGAGAGGACCACTACCAGGCTGCCCGCGGCATTCAGAAGGTGCTGCAGCGCTACAAGGACCTGCAGGACGTTATCGCCATCCTGGGAATGGAAGAGCTGAGCGAAGAAGACAAGGTGACCGTCAACAGGGCGCGCCGCATACAGAGATTCCTTACGCAGCCTATGTTCGTGGCGGAGCCTTTCACGGGCATACCGGGCAAATATGTGACGATTAAGGAGACCGTCCGCGGGTTTAAAGAGATACTTGAAGGCAAATGGGACCACCTCCCCGAATCTGCATTCGTAATGGTGGGTACTATTGAAGAAGCTGCAGAGAAAGCACAAAAATTAGAGGCGTAA
- a CDS encoding AtpZ/AtpI family protein: MDFPLTVKIHACYNAVIKKDSELKPDKKQLLRGFWFLFNVGWYVALSLILPTALGLWLDAPERLNSRPLCTLIGFVLGTSAAGYGLYRMLRQFIDEQKKMDAKKNSIKEQDSE; the protein is encoded by the coding sequence ATGGATTTTCCGTTGACGGTTAAAATACATGCTTGTTATAATGCAGTGATTAAAAAAGACAGCGAACTGAAACCAGATAAAAAACAGCTACTCAGAGGATTTTGGTTTCTCTTTAATGTCGGTTGGTATGTAGCGCTAAGTTTGATACTGCCAACGGCCCTCGGCCTGTGGTTGGATGCTCCAGAGCGATTGAACAGCAGGCCACTATGCACGTTGATTGGCTTTGTGCTTGGGACCTCGGCAGCAGGGTACGGATTGTACCGCATGCTGCGCCAGTTTATTGACGAGCAAAAGAAGATGGATGCAAAAAAGAACTCGATAAAGGAGCAGGACAGTGAGTAA
- a CDS encoding FoF1 ATP synthase subunit a, producing the protein MSKLGCSSRLMVILGIFLLALLLTSFVMGPLGSKFFNISVPQDLQVSKPHVVLPSEAMFHIGEFKVTNTLISSWVTILLLFLVFFFATRKMKVIPGRLQSFAEVVVDGIYNTIEGVAGPKNVRTFFPIVTTIFLYVVTNALLALVPLWGTWGPVEHIGEGSHSATVVVPFLRAANTDVNLTLSIALVSFVFIEYLGFSKIGPLKYVDSFFQFSALGKAFGDLFKGNVKPFLSGLAFGFINIYVGLLEILSHFIRIVSFTFRLFGNMTAGEILLGVMTFLVAFIAPVPFYGLETLVGFLQAMIFAGLTLVFGVMAVTSHHEEGAEHN; encoded by the coding sequence GTGAGTAAACTTGGTTGCTCCAGCCGGTTAATGGTTATCCTCGGCATATTCCTTCTGGCACTCTTACTGACCTCATTTGTGATGGGCCCCCTCGGCAGCAAATTCTTTAATATCAGCGTGCCGCAGGACTTACAGGTCAGCAAGCCACATGTTGTGCTTCCCTCGGAAGCGATGTTCCATATAGGCGAGTTCAAGGTCACCAATACCCTTATCTCATCCTGGGTTACCATCCTGTTGCTTTTCCTCGTATTCTTCTTTGCCACCAGAAAAATGAAGGTAATACCAGGCAGGCTGCAGAGCTTTGCAGAGGTAGTAGTCGACGGCATCTACAATACTATTGAAGGCGTTGCCGGACCCAAGAACGTCCGCACTTTCTTCCCCATAGTTACAACGATATTTTTATATGTTGTCACCAATGCCCTGCTGGCGCTTGTGCCGCTCTGGGGCACATGGGGACCGGTTGAACACATAGGTGAAGGGTCCCACTCAGCCACCGTTGTTGTGCCATTCCTGCGTGCCGCCAATACGGATGTGAACCTCACACTTTCGATCGCGCTCGTTTCTTTCGTATTTATTGAATACCTCGGATTTTCCAAGATCGGCCCGCTTAAATACGTGGACTCGTTCTTCCAGTTCAGCGCACTGGGCAAGGCCTTCGGAGACCTTTTCAAAGGCAATGTGAAGCCATTCCTCAGCGGACTGGCGTTTGGGTTCATCAATATCTATGTCGGGCTGCTGGAAATATTAAGCCACTTCATCAGGATCGTCAGTTTTACCTTCCGTCTATTTGGCAACATGACTGCAGGAGAAATTCTGCTTGGCGTTATGACATTCCTGGTGGCCTTCATAGCACCTGTACCGTTCTATGGTCTGGAAACCCTTGTCGGTTTCCTGCAGGCTATGATTTTCGCAGGCCTGACACTCGTATTCGGTGTAATGGCAGTAACCTCGCACCATGAAGAGGGTGCTGAACACAATTAA
- the atpH gene encoding ATP synthase F1 subunit delta: MISTISARRYAQAIFQIAQANNNLDEWKKELRKLADLMKDSEIVDLIDHPKVSFNLKAELIKQKLNTSNELVLNLCYLLILKGRIKNAEQIADEYDNLVDEQRGIKHAVVTTAVPIDENDKQKVTGQLEKITGKKVTVKLKVNPSIIGGMVARIEDTLIDGSIRNRLELLRKDLVEATK, encoded by the coding sequence ATGATTTCAACGATTTCTGCCAGGCGCTACGCGCAAGCGATCTTTCAGATCGCGCAGGCGAATAACAACCTGGATGAATGGAAAAAGGAGCTCCGCAAGCTGGCTGACCTGATGAAGGACAGTGAGATTGTGGATTTGATAGATCATCCCAAGGTCTCATTCAACCTGAAAGCGGAATTGATCAAACAGAAGCTTAATACGTCCAATGAGCTTGTCCTTAATCTGTGCTACCTGCTCATTCTGAAAGGCAGGATAAAGAACGCGGAACAGATAGCCGATGAATATGACAACCTGGTCGATGAACAGCGCGGCATCAAGCACGCGGTGGTCACGACGGCTGTCCCGATAGATGAAAACGATAAACAGAAGGTAACCGGTCAGCTCGAAAAGATAACCGGCAAGAAAGTTACCGTTAAGCTCAAGGTCAATCCTTCCATAATCGGCGGCATGGTAGCCCGCATTGAAGATACTTTAATAGACGGCAGTATCCGCAACAGGCTGGAACTGCTGAGGAAAGACCTTGTAGAAGCTACGAAATAA
- the dtd gene encoding D-aminoacyl-tRNA deacylase, which yields MKALLQRVTGAEVTVDGRVTGRIGQGFVILLGVGGDDGEKDADYLADKVVNLRMFSDDNSKFNLSALQIKAELLVISQFTLLADTSRGRRPSFTEAAPPEMAEKLYNYFIGRVSETGLKVQAGVFGAHMLVSIVNDGPVTIMLDSKDKLA from the coding sequence TTGAAAGCACTTTTACAGCGTGTAACAGGAGCAGAGGTAACGGTTGACGGTAGAGTAACCGGCCGGATAGGTCAGGGTTTTGTCATATTGCTTGGTGTGGGCGGTGATGATGGCGAGAAAGACGCCGATTACCTGGCCGATAAAGTAGTCAACCTCAGGATGTTCAGTGATGACAATAGTAAATTTAATCTGTCAGCGCTGCAGATTAAAGCGGAACTGCTGGTGATAAGCCAGTTTACGCTGCTGGCGGATACCAGCCGGGGTCGCCGCCCCAGCTTTACTGAGGCTGCGCCGCCGGAGATGGCGGAAAAACTCTATAATTATTTCATCGGACGCGTCTCGGAAACAGGCCTGAAAGTCCAGGCCGGCGTATTCGGGGCACATATGCTGGTCAGTATCGTTAATGACGGCCCCGTCACTATAATGCTGGACAGCAAAGATAAACTTGCCTGA
- the atpF gene encoding F0F1 ATP synthase subunit B produces the protein MESIGINWQLLVAFLINFLVLFGLLTAILYKPVLKMLDERAAKIKESLEQAEKIKEQTSRSEEQIKAAVEAARREGQVIITQASQIADKIKEEAKDGARKEADAIINKARDEIKLERDKSIAELRSEFSSLTILAAEKVINESLDAQKHRKLINEVLDQSNTFKQN, from the coding sequence ATGGAAAGTATCGGAATAAATTGGCAACTGCTGGTTGCATTTCTGATCAATTTCCTTGTCCTCTTCGGGCTGCTCACTGCGATTCTATACAAGCCGGTCCTTAAAATGCTTGACGAGCGGGCCGCCAAGATAAAGGAGAGCCTGGAACAGGCCGAGAAGATAAAGGAGCAGACGAGCCGCAGCGAGGAACAGATCAAAGCTGCTGTCGAAGCTGCACGCAGAGAAGGCCAGGTGATCATCACGCAGGCCTCTCAGATAGCCGATAAGATCAAGGAAGAGGCCAAAGATGGTGCACGCAAGGAAGCAGATGCAATCATAAACAAGGCCAGGGATGAGATCAAGCTCGAACGCGATAAATCCATCGCAGAGCTGCGGTCAGAGTTCTCCAGCCTCACTATCCTGGCGGCTGAAAAGGTCATCAATGAGTCTCTTGACGCACAGAAACACCGCAAGCTGATCAACGAGGTACTGGACCAGAGTAATACGTTCAAACAGAATTAA
- a CDS encoding KH domain-containing protein — protein MKELVEYIARCIVSAPDDVKVTQETDAGGVVIKLEVNAEDKGRVIGKQGRVAEAMRTLLRVVATKEGTRVRLEII, from the coding sequence ATGAAGGAGTTAGTCGAATACATTGCCCGGTGTATCGTGAGCGCGCCCGATGATGTCAAGGTAACGCAGGAGACTGATGCGGGGGGTGTGGTCATCAAGCTGGAGGTCAATGCAGAGGACAAGGGCCGGGTAATCGGCAAGCAGGGAAGGGTTGCTGAAGCCATGCGCACCCTTTTGCGCGTGGTCGCCACCAAAGAAGGTACCAGAGTCAGACTCGAGATAATCTAA
- a CDS encoding bifunctional nuclease family protein: MKEMQIDSIRVSLMNYQHVVILKERQTDRYLPIWIGPAEADAISMKLQNVDVSRPMTHDLLKNTFFALKSLSGTNISKIVVNDLRSDTFYAQIVFEFTEGPPVVELEARSGRGRLQDLDRDAKLSLVWQGHEFKSTIVNRWQDGKKHFMEIDGGEGWVFEVFYDEQNKRWLMTKMKLDSRPSDAIALAVRVTAPIYAEESVLDKAGIILDGESGKITAQPKAGDGSVNPGKVNEQEIMKYPAIYDFINTLDLDDFGKKKS; the protein is encoded by the coding sequence ATGAAAGAGATGCAAATCGACAGTATACGTGTCAGCCTGATGAATTATCAGCATGTGGTCATACTTAAGGAGAGGCAGACCGACCGCTACCTGCCGATCTGGATAGGTCCAGCGGAGGCCGATGCCATTTCCATGAAGTTGCAGAACGTCGATGTTTCACGTCCCATGACACATGACCTGTTGAAAAATACCTTCTTTGCACTCAAATCGCTGTCAGGAACCAACATATCAAAGATTGTGGTCAACGACCTGCGTTCAGATACTTTTTATGCACAAATCGTCTTTGAATTCACTGAAGGTCCCCCTGTTGTTGAGCTTGAGGCTCGTTCGGGCCGCGGCCGTCTACAGGATCTGGACAGGGACGCCAAATTGTCTTTGGTATGGCAGGGCCATGAATTTAAATCCACTATTGTGAACAGGTGGCAGGACGGAAAAAAACACTTTATGGAAATCGATGGCGGGGAAGGCTGGGTGTTTGAAGTGTTCTACGACGAGCAGAATAAACGGTGGCTAATGACTAAAATGAAGCTGGACTCCCGTCCCAGTGATGCTATAGCCCTGGCTGTAAGGGTCACAGCGCCCATTTACGCGGAAGAATCGGTCCTCGATAAGGCCGGTATCATCCTCGACGGCGAATCGGGTAAGATCACCGCTCAACCCAAGGCCGGCGACGGCAGCGTCAACCCTGGAAAGGTCAACGAGCAGGAAATAATGAAATATCCGGCAATTTACGATTTCATTAACACTCTTGATCTGGATGACTTTGGCAAAAAGAAGTCCTGA
- the atpA gene encoding F0F1 ATP synthase subunit alpha, translating to MKSQEKDIVSVIKEQIERFGATATMVDVGTVVEVGDGVARIQGLRKAKNNELLAFPNGIMGLALNLEEDNVAAVILGEYSHIKEGDEVHCTGRVVEVPVGNELIGRVVNTLGQPLDGLGPIKTSKSRPVERIAPNVVDRQPVNVSVHTGIKCVDALVPIGRGQRELIIGDRSIGKSAVAIDAIIAQKGKDLICIYVAIGQKTAKVANTVETLRKYGAMEHTVVVVATSSDPASMQYLSAYAGCAIGEEFMEQGKDALIIYDDLSKHAWAYRQVSLILRRPPGREAYPGDVFYLHSRLLERAAKLSAELGGGSLTALPVIEIQAGDMSAYIPTNVISITDGQILLETDMFNAGIRPALNVGLSVSRVGGNAQTKAMRQVAGKLRLDMAQYAELATFAQFGASDLDKATLAQLERGKRMIEILKQPQYDPLSLENEVMILFAVTNGYIDDVPVEKVSAFENAFYKFMLNNHPAVGNTIAADKALKPETEAELKKAIAEFKQSSAY from the coding sequence TTGAAATCCCAGGAAAAAGATATAGTTTCGGTAATCAAGGAGCAAATCGAGCGCTTCGGCGCCACTGCCACCATGGTAGACGTTGGAACCGTGGTGGAGGTCGGCGACGGCGTTGCCCGCATACAGGGCCTGCGCAAAGCCAAGAACAATGAACTTCTGGCATTCCCCAACGGCATCATGGGACTGGCACTCAACCTGGAGGAAGACAATGTGGCCGCCGTGATCCTTGGCGAATACAGCCATATTAAGGAAGGCGACGAGGTCCATTGCACCGGCCGCGTAGTCGAGGTCCCTGTCGGCAACGAGCTCATCGGCCGCGTGGTAAACACACTCGGTCAGCCCCTCGACGGCCTTGGCCCCATCAAGACCTCTAAATCCCGGCCTGTCGAACGTATCGCCCCCAACGTCGTTGACAGGCAGCCGGTTAATGTATCCGTGCACACCGGTATTAAATGTGTCGATGCCCTGGTGCCCATCGGGCGAGGGCAACGTGAGCTGATCATCGGCGACCGCTCCATCGGCAAATCCGCGGTTGCCATCGACGCCATCATCGCCCAGAAAGGCAAAGACCTTATATGCATCTACGTGGCGATCGGCCAGAAGACGGCCAAGGTAGCAAACACTGTTGAAACGCTTAGAAAATACGGCGCCATGGAACACACCGTAGTGGTGGTTGCCACATCGTCCGACCCGGCGTCAATGCAATACCTGTCGGCATATGCGGGATGCGCTATCGGTGAAGAGTTCATGGAGCAGGGCAAGGACGCCCTCATTATATACGACGACCTTTCCAAGCATGCATGGGCATACCGCCAGGTATCGCTCATCCTGCGCCGTCCTCCCGGACGCGAAGCCTACCCCGGCGATGTTTTCTACCTGCACAGCAGGCTGCTTGAAAGGGCGGCCAAGCTCTCCGCCGAGCTGGGAGGAGGCTCGCTTACAGCTCTTCCCGTTATCGAAATTCAGGCCGGCGACATGTCGGCATATATTCCAACCAATGTCATCTCCATTACCGACGGACAGATCCTGCTCGAGACAGATATGTTCAACGCAGGCATCCGCCCGGCGCTTAACGTTGGCCTCTCCGTTTCCCGCGTAGGCGGCAATGCCCAGACCAAGGCCATGAGGCAGGTGGCGGGCAAATTGAGGCTCGATATGGCGCAATATGCCGAGCTGGCTACTTTCGCTCAATTCGGCGCTTCGGACCTGGACAAGGCCACCCTGGCACAGCTGGAGCGCGGCAAGCGCATGATTGAGATACTCAAACAGCCGCAATATGACCCGCTTTCACTGGAAAACGAGGTTATGATACTGTTTGCCGTCACCAACGGATATATCGACGATGTCCCGGTTGAGAAGGTTTCGGCCTTCGAGAATGCATTCTATAAATTCATGCTCAATAACCATCCCGCAGTCGGCAATACAATTGCGGCCGACAAGGCGTTAAAACCTGAAACTGAGGCAGAACTCAAAAAGGCCATAGCAGAATTTAAGCAGAGCTCTGCTTATTGA
- the atpG gene encoding ATP synthase F1 subunit gamma has translation MVSPKILRRRIRSVQSTAKITRAMEMIATAKMKKAQDMAIAGRPYSDKIMHIIADLSAQAAAGGASHPLLVARPVNKIGIVHITTDRGLCGGLNTNLNRLVGNFILEQKVPVTVITVGSKGRDFMRRSMREIRAEFTKLGDRPKMADTMAISQIVIDDYTNGLYDRVYIAYSRFVNLMSQKPVLELLLPVEPAQLPKTVSPEYIFEPNAMHVLGELLPRFVEMQVYHSLLESIASEQSARMMAMRNATDNAYDVIAELTLTMNKARQEMITKELLDIVAGVEGLK, from the coding sequence ATGGTAAGTCCAAAAATACTTAGACGGCGGATCCGCAGTGTCCAGAGCACGGCCAAAATAACCCGTGCCATGGAGATGATCGCCACTGCCAAAATGAAGAAGGCCCAGGATATGGCCATCGCAGGCAGGCCTTACAGCGACAAGATCATGCACATCATAGCCGACCTGTCCGCCCAGGCTGCCGCCGGAGGAGCCAGTCACCCGCTGCTGGTAGCACGCCCCGTAAATAAAATAGGCATCGTGCATATAACGACTGACCGGGGTTTATGCGGCGGTTTGAACACCAACCTGAACCGGCTGGTAGGCAATTTTATTCTCGAACAGAAGGTCCCGGTCACGGTTATTACAGTGGGCTCCAAAGGCCGTGATTTCATGCGCCGATCGATGCGTGAGATCCGCGCCGAGTTCACCAAACTGGGTGACCGGCCCAAGATGGCAGACACCATGGCTATTTCGCAGATTGTGATAGACGACTACACCAACGGGCTCTATGACCGCGTCTATATCGCCTATTCCCGGTTCGTCAACCTGATGAGCCAGAAACCCGTACTGGAACTTTTACTGCCCGTGGAGCCGGCGCAGTTGCCCAAGACCGTCAGCCCGGAATATATTTTCGAACCCAACGCTATGCATGTCCTCGGCGAGCTACTGCCAAGGTTCGTCGAAATGCAGGTGTATCACTCCTTACTTGAATCAATCGCCAGCGAACAGTCGGCGCGCATGATGGCTATGCGCAATGCCACCGACAATGCCTACGATGTAATCGCCGAGCTTACGCTGACAATGAATAAAGCCCGCCAGGAGATGATCACCAAGGAACTGCTCGATATCGTCGCAGGCGTTGAAGGTCTCAAATAG
- a CDS encoding ATP synthase F0 subunit C yields MDAETMKMLGAGLAGGLGMLGPGIGLGLIGLGAMQALGRNPEARGVLLTNMILIGALTEAVGIYALIIAILLAMVV; encoded by the coding sequence ATGGACGCTGAAACTATGAAAATGCTGGGTGCTGGCCTTGCCGGTGGACTGGGTATGCTTGGGCCGGGCATCGGTCTTGGCCTTATCGGCCTGGGCGCCATGCAGGCGCTGGGCCGCAATCCTGAAGCCAGGGGCGTACTCCTGACCAACATGATCCTGATCGGCGCTCTGACGGAGGCGGTCGGCATCTATGCTCTGATCATAGCCATACTGCTCGCCATGGTAGTCTAA
- a CDS encoding F0F1 ATP synthase subunit epsilon produces the protein MPTMKLEIVTAERQIFSGDVTTVIAEGTEGQMTVLPKHAPLITMLAPGELVIRKDGDEQYMVITGGFMEVMPEKVIVLADSCERCDEIDLERAAAAKQRAEERLKSITSDIDQSRAEAALRRSLARLRVAEKRRRTPGYKPRV, from the coding sequence ATGCCGACAATGAAGTTAGAGATAGTCACTGCCGAGCGCCAGATCTTTTCCGGCGATGTAACTACAGTCATTGCCGAGGGCACCGAGGGGCAGATGACCGTACTTCCCAAGCATGCCCCCCTCATCACCATGCTTGCACCGGGCGAGCTTGTCATACGTAAAGATGGAGACGAGCAATATATGGTTATCACCGGCGGTTTCATGGAGGTCATGCCGGAAAAAGTGATCGTGCTGGCCGACTCTTGCGAGAGATGCGATGAGATCGATCTTGAACGCGCCGCTGCAGCAAAGCAGCGAGCAGAAGAACGGCTCAAGTCAATCACCTCTGATATCGATCAGTCGAGGGCGGAGGCTGCCCTCAGGCGTTCTCTCGCCCGCCTGCGCGTTGCTGAAAAACGCCGCAGAACACCAGGCTACAAGCCCCGCGTATAG